The genomic interval AAAGGTTTTAACCCTAGATAATGTGAAAATAAACTTcctttaaaaccattttttcttgtattgaGTTCATGTGAAGCCAAAATCGATTTTCCACTTCTAGTGGAATTGATTTTCATGCACTCTATGTAGAAGCAATTCATACTAATTAATAAGAATAAGaacaataattattaataataatttagttattattattatttatatatataataaaaataaaatagttttaaaaaatattaaaagaatataaattaaattattaaacattacataataataaaataaaattataatataaaaaacatttattgttatatataataaaaaatgtatacagtaatgattattattttcataaattattataaaaaattattaatattatttaaatttaatgaaaatttattttatatttttttttttttttaaattgtgaatatttcaataatttatttctatgtaacaatttttaatttctacaaatattcataattttccatctaaaaattattacaattatgaatattatcattttattttttaattgaaactcaaatctacaaaaatattcctattattcaaatattttaaaacacaagggtaaatttgtaagcttatattttaaattttttctctcagtcatcacatcattcacaaacttTAATCAATTACCCTTACAAATCCACCATAACAtctctcaatccaaacaacttgAGACATCTCtttcccaatccaaacacatcctaataattttattcctataaaataaattatatgaatagaaataaataatttttaatttcggGTATATATAAATAGCATCCGCCCAAACTCTAAACAAGAATACTTGAGTTATTTTTCTGATaaattattagattttttttaattttttttctaaaagcaGTGTGGACAGTGTTTTATCAatgaaataaaacattttaataatattttagggagtaaaaagataatttttttattaaatatgaaaattataaaattattaaagatgaaaattttaaaaaaatcttaaactaaaaataaaatttataatttattgtaaCCAAAAGTATAATTAACGCAAAGAGAAAAGCCAAAGTTACGTAAACCCACGTCAAAATCAAAGTGAAATTGATACAATTATAATCTATCAGGAacataatttcataaataaaatatttgattttcttTAAACACGTTGTACATCCTACATCCTTGTGAAATATAAGCCTCATAAATTGAATTAGCTGAAGAATTTTCTTCAACTTCAACCATTGCATCTATTTCATCGAAATAGCAAGTTTACTTCTTAATTAAGAGTTACAAATATTCATTTCTCACTTCATTACCAATTTTACATGTAACCCAACCAAAACCACAAGTTATCTGTATGCTTTTAATACTTTCTATCAAATTTGAAGTTCATTTTCTCTCTCAGGAATCAATACCATGAAAATCCTAATTCTAAATAGAAGTGCTaagagaattttgaaaaattaaaatttgtaccAAGGTCTAAATCTATAATTTAGGCATTGATTAAATCTAGATCAAGTTCTTTTGAGGATGAGACAAAAATACCAAAAGTTGGAAGGATCTCAAGCATATCATACATACTAGGATACATTCTTATGGCAGAGAAAATctcaataaactaaaaaatcaaatcttagaaaaataattagatCATTATGATATTAGGATAAAACAAATTGATTTCAGATCCAACTCATGAAGCAATTTACATGTGTTGGCAGGATTCATTGCCTTAAAGTTAACTTTGTTGCTCCATCGAGTACCTATCAATAAAACTCACCCTAGGGATTCACTTCCTTAAAGTTAACACTGTGATGACTtagataaatgatttttttattgtttgaatTTAATTCATTTGATTGGTGATTAAGCTTGTAATGGACTTagatttttttgtgtgtgttttatCACTAAAGAGATTTGTACTAAACCAAGACGAAGATTTGTGAAGATTGGTTTAAATAAAATCTAAGTTCAAATTTTTCTAAATTGTCTAGTAGTGTAGACCGTCTAGTGGTTTGAGATCATCTAGTGGTTTGAGATCATTTAGTGATTCAAGACTGTTTGATGGGTATCATCGTCGATATGATATCACTGTTTATTGAAATTAGGGTTTGACTCTTGCCGCCCAAACTTCTACAAATCCTAGCTTGCCATGCAAGTTAGGGTTTCTAGAAGTATCCCTTGTGCCTCTAGATTTCTAGGTTTAGGATTTTCTTTCTATGCTAAGTTGTGACCCAAAATACAAGgttaaaaagagaaagaaaaatccTAGTctaatttttacatatatttttgtaCAAAGCTTCAAAGTTGAATATTTGTTATGCCTTTAAGTATCTACTCTGGACCTTCTTTTGTGGTGGTTTCCTTTATgtggatggtcctccatcaggacctccctcttgaaaaagaTCTGTCATATCTGAAATGTGGGTAGAGTTGCCAccttattaatgaaggaagatgCTTAAATTCCACCAAGCTCATGAATCCACCTGAAAAATGCAGTAAACAATAAAAACACACTGATTAAAAGGGTTGTGGTGTGTGTAAGATAGGTTGAATTAGAGCCTATAAGAATTGTGTTTTGCTTTTGAAAAGTTGAAGTATTGAAAGTGGACTCACTAGATGATTTGATGATGTTGAAAACATACCTTGGGTATAGGATGGAATAATGAGATATAAAGACCTAGGGGATTGAACCTTAGTCTCTTCTACCCTAGGTgaatttaaagtgtttttttttcttgggctatattttgttttaaaatcaaTTCATCCTCTCTGACCTATTAAAATGTGAGAGGGCACAATATAAACTTAGCCCCTTTAAATGAGAAAGTGATCATATTGGTATGACCTTCATGGAATGTATGATGATCAAATTGTCAAGGCCTACCTAAGATAATGTGGCCTATTTTTCATAGGGACTACATCATATACAATTTGTTCTTTATATTTCCCTATAGTTATAGGTATACTAACTTGAGTTTGCACCATAAGGCCCCATCTTGCTTGATCCAATCCAATTTATAAGGGTGAGAATGTGGTATGGGAGTTAAGGCTAATTTATCAAGTAATCTAGAGTTGAAACAATTGTAACAAGAACCATTGTCCACTATCACTGagcaaatattatttaaaactgTGCAACGTGTGTGAAACAAGTTTTCTCATTGTGATTCTTCCAACTCTAAAGGTTTGTTGTGTAAAATCCTTTTGTCTAACAAGTGCATGGTTGGATTTCTTATTCAGAAGGTGGGTATCTTCTTCACTAGGTGATGAATAAGAGTTTTCTTTCTTGGTCTTTTAAAAGCATGTTTCTTCTTTGTAAGGGACATTTAGAAGAGTAATGACCCTTCTCAAAACACTTTAAACACTGAATATTCTTAACCTTGACTTCTTTAGAAGACtgtatatttttatctttttttcctATCCCTCTCTCTCTCACGTGGTCTTTCTTCTCTTTAGAAAAATCTTTAACTATATCTTTTTTTCCCTAACCCTGAGTTTGGATTTTCTTTGATTAGGAAATCTATCTTTTCTTAGATGCAAACAAACCCAATCACCTTCCTAAAAAATGATCTTCTTTATCCTTTTATTGTCGTGGTGAACATATTTCTGTGTTTgccattaaatataatttttaacctTCTTATGAAACTTCTTGACAAATTTTGCTCTAGAAAGACCTTCTTTATGTAATATCCAAAAATGATAATATGTCAAgaggtgtgagaggattaaccatacacaacctcaaatggagaaagattAGTAGTACAATGTACCACACGATTGTATGCAAATTCTATATGAGGAAGAATATCACCCCAAGATTTTCTATGATCATGCAAAAATGCCCTCAACAAAAGTGGATAATGAGCGATTAACAACTTCagtttgttgaagatggatgaaacTTCTTCTTAGCAAGTcttagtgtgtgtgtgtgtttgatgtagaaaattgTATTGTTTACTTTGAAGTTAGTGATGATGTTATTAGTGGTCATAGTAGGTTAGACTTAGTTTAAGGTGATATTTTGCTTCGTGACCCACTTCATGTCCCTAACCAAAAgcacaaaaagtttttcaaagttcTTCTATCAACTACCTtaagttttctcaaaattagttttctgcataaatataaatatgttattttataaaacaatagaTTCTTTCTGCACTAGTACtattttattaaagtttttctaaaattctgttagggcaccaaaaagtttgttgttgtccttTATTACTGTTTAAGTTGAGCTGAAAGTAGATTGAAAGTCATCTTAtgctttttcaaaaacaatccATTTATTTTATCTCCTTTGTCTTGAATCATGCGTCCAAGAacttaattagaacaatgcaaactaattaagaaaccaaagtttaagataaggaagactcttaatcatgcgttcaagtacaacctctcacaaaaactagtttttcaggagattagaatattaaaacaatACCTATAGAGAATTGAAAAACGAAACTTTTATTTATcaaaacctcataactcaatggggaattacaaaggaACCAACCAAataggtttagccttccatacGGAGGCAAAAATACAAAGATAAAATATgcaaaacaaataaacaaaggAAACAACTCTGCACTCAAAGATATTGGTCTCTTGTGTGTGTTTCCCTGACTCTCCTTAAATAGACATGTTCCATGCAACCTCCTCCACATTCCATGCTGGAGGCACCACTTTTGGTGGAGAAGATAATggaaaatggaaaaaataatGGAGAAGATCCAACTTCTACTTAGGTGGAGAATATCTCTCCTACTTGCATAAAATCCTCTCAAATATTTTCTTATGTTTttattcaaagaagcaacttggaatTTTggatatttggcccattcacaaaggtagacaCTTCCTTCGAACCATTTATTCTAAAAACATagaattaacaaaaataatagttaaggcctaAATAAAccaaattatatgaatattaattaaaacaatagatttatttattatttaagtccaataatctatgattaaagcTATTGGGTGTGAATAAAAATATGCTCATCAATCCTCCCAAGACAAACGTCTCAATCTCACTTAGAATTTGAGTCCATCATAATAACAACCACCTACCGTgtatataaaatgaatattgGTGTAAAACTATTATCTGAAAAGACCACTTTAAAACTTACAACCAAACACTTaccataattaaatttattatcgtaaaataaaacttatattCAATATCAACTTCacacaatataaaaataaccattccaaaacacacacacacatatatatatatatattatactatACTTTTcaaattaagatagaaaatcatTTTGATttagtcatgagtgtgcaccctcaccactttatcaagattattttctttcttaatactttcatctttattcataacaactAGTTTGATTCGAACAcaaacaaaatttcaagaaaacaactttGTTAAAAATCCTATAATAAACTTTTAACTAAGACTTAAAGTtagacttaaacaaaaatctacaccCAGGAGAACACAATAAGCCCATTATCCTTAGGTCATCCTAAAAACTATAGTCTATTACAATACAATTCTATAGAGTCTTGTACAAacttagagtttttcaaaatatttttaatacatgaTTAAGACttatataatacatatatttACAGAACCAAAACCCAAAAGAAAATCCTAAAGTCTTTTGAATTCCTGCACCTATGTCagcatctgctcgtgtacgtagtacatTCATCGCAGTTCACAACACAATACAAACATATGCAAGGGTAagataatgaaaagaaattacaTAACATACTTAATTAATGCAAACCAATCAGACTAATCATTCATaaaatttctttaaatgttatcatataaaatttcaataccaattATATCATTCATATATACCACACAtgaatctattttcaatcacaatcattggtTTTCATTTCAATCTACAAtactttgattttatttcatttatactCACTACACATGGATCCATCAACAATCATAGTACCTTGATTTCCTTTCAATCCCGAGTACATTGATTCATTTCAATCATATTGACTACACATGTATCCATTGTTTTttggaagactcattaagtatgccctatcagagactaacatctaatttatacatcaaggatcagagtaagttcaaacatccaataccgagtgtctacaACGGGACttggtgtgtatgaactccctcattagcttctcaccacctaacATCTTAGTCTGTGTGGCTTAAATCATTAGTGAAGTTAGATGATCTATGTTAAACATaggtttttcatacttaatgtaccatcaaACAATAATTCATACATTATTCCAAATGTATGatatcaatttcatacaattttcatcattcatgtATAATACAtaccattcaatcacataacatttaaaatttcataacattcaagaaccttttccaacatcaaaaacaatttataacttctaaactatcaaaatctaatatttatacatgtccacacaacataaaatcaaacaatttcatcAAATAACATCCTTACAAGAGAACTTGAAACTTGGGACTATGTTCCCTccacattcaaatcttctagCCTTAGTACCattgaaagttaaagttagtTTTTCTTTAACTTCAAGTCCAGTGGAAACTTCAACTCCAACAAAGAAATTATTCAAGAATCTTGGGACCTAAAGAATGTCATCCAAGCATCACCAAAATTCAATGTATGGTAAAACTAGttgagagaaacacttttcCTAACTCTCCATCAAGATTAATGACTAAATCTTaaggaaaaatagagaataaaggatctttagagtaaaaatgaacttagtttgtttgaaaatttgatcgGATAGAAATGTAACCTAACTCCTCAGTTACTGCAatgttattaaattttgaattgaaataaATGAATTACGGGAgagaaaataaagagaaaagggAGATGAGAGATATAGAGAAAGAAGGGgagcaaagaaaaaaataggTGGGGGATGGCTTTGGGTCTTACataactcaattaaaaataatttcaaatacatattttaaaattaattattacaaaatttaatagtttttttaattatattagagctcatatttaaattaaaatagtagTATATATTCTaagaatttaatatatatatatatatatataaacattgaGCAAGAATTGACTATATAATTACACCTTATAATATAACatgctaaaataataaaaagcctaaatataataattttataaattatcaatttttatttttattttttcagaaaCAACATCTAAATCATCTTATAATATTGTTAAAAATACCAtctaaactatttttaaaacaacaatttttttttattaaaaataaaagttaaattccATAATTCTTAGAATTTAAGTTCATGGTATAATTGAACTAAATATTTCTCATGTAAACAAATTTTACACTAAACAActataaaagttaatttatcCTCGTCTATTACAATTCGATtaagtttcattttttaatttatataacataGTAAATTTATACTTTTCTTTGCTATTCTtctttccttatctttttcttgTGACTTGGATTTGGAGGAGTAACCCTCCATCTTAAACTCTCTTTTGAAATAGGATGTGTTAAGATAATGTTTCCTTCCCTAGAAGTAGTTATTATCTTAAGTTGTTGTTCTACCCTAACACATAGTTGAACCAAGTCCTCCaatttttagtaattaaaaGGAAAAAGTTCAACCCTATCTTGGATTTCAAGGTTTAGGCCACTATTGAATCTAGCAATGTTAACCTTAGGTTTTCCCTTGACATGAGCCCTCAAGCTAAGTATTTtcattttctgcctatattcCTTTACAATTAGATCTCTCTGTCAAAGTCTTTGGAGTTGATACATCAACCCCCTTTCATAGTAAGAGGGAACATGACGTCTCCTAAGGGCATTATTTAGCTCATTCCAGTATCAAATATTAACAAAAGGGTTTTCATTAAAGATGATGGAGGACCATCTTCACTGTCAAGCCACCACACACTAAGAGGATATCATCAAATCTACCAGCTATGTTGGTTTTGATAGTGATTCAATGAAGGCTTCGTCACCAGAAGATGATCATGATAGTGATTAGATCAATGTGTTAGCCAAAGACAAAGTAAAAAATGTCTTATATATGAATACAAATTGGTTATGAGTGGGCAAAATTGAATATGAAAAAGTATTTAATGAAGTATCAATTGTCATTTGTATTGGTGGCTTTTAAGAGAGTATATGCATGATAGAAAGCACAAGTGAGGATGGTATAATGTCGACACATCATTATTGTGCCATAAATAACATCTGTCGCAATTGAGAAGATTCATCCATGGATTCCTCTTACATGTATGCTTATTTGatcataaatttttatgtttGGTTTCCATTTGAAGAGTTTACCATGGGGCACTCCACATCTTAAACATGATGTCAATTCAATTTCTACAAGTAATTAAACATCTCTATAAGCTTTTTTGCATTACATGCAATATGCTTCATATTGATCCTACACCCCAACTCTTTCTTCATCACTTTTGTACTAGGTTGAGAATTTTGTTGGTTTGACTTTTCTAATCATTCAACCAATGATATTGTTATTCACTCCTTTCATGATATCATTCAATATTTTTAAGggtattttctttaaaattgtcATTAATCTAGTTGTTTGGTAAAGCTTTTACATAAAACGGGTGTCTAATGGTAGAACATCTAGAGACAAGTCTACAATAGAATGTGTCCAATTCAAGGCTTGATCGGTTGTCAAGAGCTATATTAAGAAAGAGGGTGTTGAATACAATGGTGTGTAAGAAGGATTAGGTGTGTAATTTGAAGAAGTCATCGCACGAACTTAAAACAATTTCCTATATAGTGATATATGAGGTTTGATAAGTTCATTATGTCTCATGGGCATGACAAAAGTTCTCATAACTCACATGTCATAAAAAGGTAGAAAATAGTGAGTTCGCCTCTTGTTGAATGTAAATAACATGCTAATAACACATCGTGATGAGGTTGCAGGTTAGAAAATTTAAAGTCTAAAATTATGAGAAAAAACATTTCGTCATTTCATATGAatcacttaaaaataaaattattttttaatttttaaaattaatgtcaAGGGACAATTTTTATATGCAAACTAACCCTCACTTTTTCCTTAACTTCTTGTTTTAAGGCCTAAGCCACAACCTTTATGATAGAGGTTTTTTTggggaaaaagaaaaagaaaaaatgaaagagCACTGAATCTCACagatcaaataaaataacatctATTTCCAGTCACTCTCTTCCCTGCTCCACTCCACTTTAAGCAACTTCGTTCCTTGGTAAAACCATCATTCTCTTGCATTTACCATCAAATGAATCACAACCTTAGTATGAACTCCATCACACTCTCCGATCCTAAAACCATCTAcgaaagaagaagagaaaaagtccaaagaagaagagaagaccaaactatagaaaataaaagaataaattgattaatcaattcaacatttttcttttgcatttgcatgttattttttcttttcaacttCAACTCATCCAACTTAAAAATGGTGGATACACACCATTTCTGCTAAtttctataataaaaaaataaatgaaatgataaaagaaaattaaaatattccatatcaattaaaaaagttatcagtaaaaataacacaaataaatattattttctagaGTTTCAaccaaattatttaatttaaaaaatttattatccTAAAAgtataaaacttatttaatccGAGTCTTAATTTGattctcttaaaaaaaaaaaaaaaacaaaacaaagagaGTTACTTCCTACTTCTTCCTTCTGTACCTTTCCCTTGTCATCATTTTCGAAGAAGCAAAAgggaaagaataaaaaaaaaaaaaagaaaagggaaaGGATACTGCAAGGTAACACCGCAAGGAAGCAACGGAAGTGTGCATGACAGCCTTTATCTGATTGTGACGTCCGTCATCGTCCCCAAACTCCATACGGCGCCGTTTCCCCTTCATCTCTCTCCCTCCCTTCTTCCCTCTCCGATGCGCTTCTCCATCTCATTCCGCTTTCTCCTTTTCCTCGCGCTTTCCTTTGCTCGCGACTCTTCCAGTCAACGCCACCGTTTCGCCCCTTCTGATACTCCTTTTCTCGATTCATCCGCATAAACCACTCTCCTCGCACGGCTTCCTTCATCACTTTCTCACTCCGCTACTCCCTTTCATTCCGATTTTCCTTCAACTCTTCTCTGGAATCCAGCCAAATCGCCAACTCTTGTTTCCTTGAAGAAAACACgtattcaattttcttttcatttccttttttttaactGTTTAGGTTTTCAATTTCATCGTGTGAATTTATTGCTGTTGTTATTTTCTTGATTTGCAGGTTTCAATCCTTGGTTTTTTATTCATGTTCAAGTCGCTTGCCGGAATTAGGTTAGCTGATGTTCCTTTCTCGCTTTACAAGCAAAGCAACTGTTTGTTTTCAATTTAGGTTAATTTCTTTAACATATTGATATGTTTAGTAAAAGATGAGAACTATGTATGGTTTTGGAAGTGAACTTTGCTTCTTCACAGATTTACGAATGGAGGTCGCTGACTTTGAAGCATCCTGATTTTGCTGTTGCAAGGAGGAGAGTTTGTTTTCAGTCAAATTGTTTTTAAAGGTGGTGTataatgtgtgtgtgtgtttctGGGTTAATCTATGATTCCTTGATGGTGGAGTTAGATTAGATAGATGTTATTGTTATCTCACCAGAACGATGTCTTGAAGGTCCGGGCGACACTCTGCCGTAGTTGATGGAGCGGCCTGGGAGCACCAATGGCAGTCAGCATGTGATAGAAATAGCTGGGAGTTCCGATGCTTCCACATCATCTGCGACACATCATGATAGGAGTTTTAATGGCACAGATGTGGCGCTGCATGAAGAAAGAATTACCGGTGCAAGGACGCCTCTATCTCAGCCTTCAGTTTCAGTCACTAGTTTATCTAATGGGTCTAATAGTCGGAATTCCTCATTCATGAGACGCGGGGATACTCGTAGGAGTAGGAGTCCTGTGCATTCGGGGTTGTGGATATCGATTGAGCTGGTCCTCTTAGTGAGCCAGATTGTTGCATCTATCGTTGTTTTGTCTTTGTCAAGGCATGAACGTCCACGTACTCCATTGTTTCAATGGATCATAGGTTATGCTTCTGGATGTGTTGCTACCCTTCCTCTGCTTTATTGGCGGTATTATCATCATAACCATATGAGAGAGCAAGATTCTTCTCAATCAAGGCAAACATCTCCTCGGATTAATGATCCTTCAGGGACACTCCTTTTCAGTTCCAGAACTAATGGTGGAGAAGATGGTCAGGCTGTTGCATCCTCCAGAAGCAATCAAGCTTCTGTGTTGATGAATAGAAGGTAGTTAATAAGATACTActgtcaatttttttatacaatgtTAGAATGGcacctttttccttttttctttcgTGGTGAATtcaattgtataaaaaattgtaagCTTTAGGCTTTAGAGTTATATTAAGTTAATGTGCATTCATATGTTGAACAAAGTTTGTTAGACACATAATAGCTTATAAAGCTGCTAACTCCTTGTTATTCTTACAACACAGAATGAAGACTCTAGTGGAATACTTCAAAATATCTTTAGATTGCTTTTTTGCTGTATGGTTTGTTGTTGGAAATGTATGGATCTTTgggggacgttcttctgctgatgAAGCTCCTAACTTGTACAGGTATAGCCTTTAATTCACTCTTGCTTTTAATCGTCTGTTTTTTTCAGTCATGAAATTATATCTGTTTCATTTCACTTGGCAGGTTATGTATAGTGTTTCTTGCCTTTAGCTGTATTGGTTATGCTATGCCCTTCATTCTCTGTTCAACAATCTGCTGTTGTCTCCCATGTATAATTTCCATTCTTGGGGTTAGAGAGGATATGCCTCAAAACAGAGGGGCAACTTCTGAATCCATTAATGCTTTGCCAACGTACAAGTTCaagatgaagaaaaataaaaaaaatggagaagGCAACTCAACTGAAGGTGGAGTTGTGGCTGCAGGAACTGAAAAAGAGCGAGTAATATCTGGAGAAGATGCGGTAAGTACCATCTGATTTTATATATCTGTGTGTATGTTACACTTTAAGTCATCTTAGTATAATTGAATTTCTGAGAAGTGGTGAGTGTTTGTAAACCCTCACTTAGTAAAGTGTGTTTTAGGTGAAATAGAGGTGAAGAAGAATAAAGCCCCAGATAGTTTCTGTTAGTGACGTCAAGTAGTTAGGGACCTCAAACTGAATTAGTGGTGATAAGATAAGAAGGGGGGAATGGGACCTCTAATTCTGGTAGCTGGGAAAAGGAGGGAAACAAGAGAATGAAAAAGGGGTGGAGATTGCATTGTATGACAGGTTATGAGAAAAAGGGAGAGTATTTGAAGGTTTCAACCTTCTGACAAGAGGTACAATCCAGACCATGTTTGTAAAACATGCATTTCCATTAATAGTGATGGAAGAGTAGGAAGGAAGGGGGAAATGATGAGATGCTGGatgaacaaaaaaaaagatgatCATAGTTGTAAATCATGCATGACAGCACTGTGATTGTAGGATAGTGGACTGGAGATCTGAGAGGTATAATGATATGATATATGTATAAAGCTGTGATGTATGAACCATAGAAATGTATTATTTCTTTCTTAGATTGCTAGATCTGTGAGGTATGTACAATGATATATGTATAAGCTGATGGCTTTGCACAGAAGCAACTAACTGTTATGGTTAATAGTACTATAACTGAATCCTAACTGATCAATAACTGCCAACAATGATAGATCTACACGAGAGGA from Phaseolus vulgaris cultivar G19833 chromosome 1, P. vulgaris v2.0, whole genome shotgun sequence carries:
- the LOC137813365 gene encoding E3 ubiquitin-protein ligase At1g12760 isoform X2; this translates as MERPGSTNGSQHVIEIAGSSDASTSSATHHDRSFNGTDVALHEERITGARTPLSQPSVSVTSLSNGSNSRNSSFMRRGDTRRSRSPVHSGLWISIELVLLVSQIVASIVVLSLSRHERPRTPLFQWIIGYASGCVATLPLLYWRYYHHNHMREQDSSQSRQTSPRINDPSGTLLFSSRTNGGEDGQAVASSRSNQASVLMNRRMKTLVEYFKISLDCFFAVWFVVGNVWIFGGRSSADEAPNLYRLCIVFLAFSCIGYAMPFILCSTICCCLPCIISILGVREDMPQNRGATSESINALPTYKFKMKKNKKNGEGNSTEGGVVAAGTEKERVISGEDALWR
- the LOC137813365 gene encoding E3 ubiquitin-protein ligase At1g63170 isoform X1 codes for the protein MERPGSTNGSQHVIEIAGSSDASTSSATHHDRSFNGTDVALHEERITGARTPLSQPSVSVTSLSNGSNSRNSSFMRRGDTRRSRSPVHSGLWISIELVLLVSQIVASIVVLSLSRHERPRTPLFQWIIGYASGCVATLPLLYWRYYHHNHMREQDSSQSRQTSPRINDPSGTLLFSSRTNGGEDGQAVASSRSNQASVLMNRRMKTLVEYFKISLDCFFAVWFVVGNVWIFGGRSSADEAPNLYRLCIVFLAFSCIGYAMPFILCSTICCCLPCIISILGVREDMPQNRGATSESINALPTYKFKMKKNKKNGEGNSTEGGVVAAGTEKERVISGEDAVCCICLAKYENNDELRELPCSHLFHKDCVDKWLKINSLCPLCKSDAGENLTGLVSGEDAIQHRSESRIENDLASTSV